From a single Paenibacillus sp. FSL R5-0345 genomic region:
- a CDS encoding DUF5057 domain-containing protein, which translates to MKFASNKRIYLFTVTILLLLLLVLPLKNHFTNVEASSNDYQIRMLEVTENGVSELVSLKTGISGLTIDTMSMKRFVALRDDLDGRYDAIYIGKGTYNPVQVSNQQTASEENRARALDTRSMKNDITKLKADQITKEFINKGLYVFFHSQPFNDKDKKPQAEQGILYSSFNSYRLSSSNPKVKFVDDAGLANIFTDLKRQNSTYINNLKQRPRLQITNRIPNYDPNATNSKIYVPGEKLSFNFNITNAPNLQSSPLSVKLYIGLDKSIKMGEKQVVAETELNTSSGTIEYTLPKTYSGLLYWKLEINDYHKSQLKDFDSGVIRYRGEKTIVNILQVMPDTLTESSLLNTSNMDPLFLNTTDYQLNIAVKTMTQFNTYVNEKYAATKSYGLNGTYDMLIFGFVDEYYKKSNLNTNATNAITQFTGTFKQSALFTHDTIINLDANKKNWINNFMGITGQMNPETNLGHNAINLSTKVKPVNDGLLMQYPFYLSKRDDSNQQIDISTPQIAPTHNQYFTLNLEDPEVVSWYNIQSEASGTKIKPNGEYNQYQRDTEDSWNQYYTYSKGNITYSGTGHFFGVSDIPANLRNFPVWEQKLFVNTMYRAFIGANHAPEITVHTPTNGSSVPSYQNTILVDYTVTDLDFNDRDLTTEIRFKNGSTYFTDIEMSKTSIKSGQSIYRTVKNPLPNGGALDIEINAWDQNGALSSKTIRVNVLPSNTNLSVTRSLSQNVVNGKVEKGEPVTLSYSITPKSVPFDKVGTVNQTSNTQLITDIVFTENLPPNLEISGELPAGTIVTGNTASGYRLTRNLSNITYSLKTENGKQIYKPDSEQPITFQITVTPTQTQTYTLNDSKLTYVDIHAALPPLGITGEYNAFILQTTSLRGGTIKGPLASGGTVNFNNAGITVNEQFKGNVPYGIVTGGNVSLPEGTVYGNIMVKGAVTDQRPGSIQNGIIKYGELLNFNKHESYLLGLSDAIAKLPSNTSTTHEYGRLTVTGSSSINIVNMSTSVLNTLDSSELKVPHGSTVIVNVQQDGTSEPFLHFPLGSDGSRVLFNFSGTKPVRISQANVYGTILAPRSAITFDGGQVYGTIIGASMTMSSATLFHVPFTGNLPAEIYPLPVPIPTDPSSANLARTTLSFETLTITAEYKIKALQLESRTIYVGEGMRLIPTVVPSDVPDQAFLWTTTDTNYVQLDSSSGYITGLAKGTATVHVAALDGSGKQATATITVAERTPRSLTIDGDGTGEINDSIPLSAIYVQGNLNNQGPEANITYTWSVTNVTSGASNAVINTNPDYPSDDTKKVFSATQSGTYLVKLTVNSSNRDPITADKTIVITNPLKSLSIEGPITVMVGGQIDLKAIRNPADSDPSTLIWDFVQSTDNKMATLTPSSDGSTAKLTAGNTAKEGLLIKVSFQKITSTHMVNIVDLTGLRFRDQSITLEVGHTFQLTDILWAFPTSISIDQIKDNLSWVSDNSAIASVNNGTNINTRGTVTGVKKGSTLITVTYTGSTGTTVKADITVKVVAPQNDDRY; encoded by the coding sequence ATGAAATTTGCCAGTAACAAAAGGATCTATCTTTTTACAGTAACGATCTTGCTTCTCCTTCTGCTTGTTCTGCCACTCAAAAATCACTTCACGAATGTCGAAGCCAGTTCAAATGATTATCAGATTCGTATGCTTGAGGTTACGGAGAATGGAGTTAGTGAGCTTGTGTCTCTAAAAACGGGAATATCTGGCCTTACCATTGATACGATGAGTATGAAGCGCTTTGTGGCGCTGCGGGATGATCTGGATGGAAGATATGATGCGATTTATATCGGGAAGGGGACTTACAATCCTGTACAAGTGAGTAATCAGCAAACGGCCTCGGAGGAGAATAGAGCTAGAGCACTGGACACCAGAAGCATGAAGAACGATATCACTAAGCTAAAGGCAGATCAAATTACGAAGGAATTTATTAATAAAGGATTATATGTTTTCTTTCATAGCCAACCCTTTAATGACAAAGATAAAAAACCACAAGCAGAACAAGGTATACTGTACAGCTCTTTTAACAGTTACCGTCTTTCCTCATCCAACCCAAAAGTTAAATTTGTGGATGATGCTGGACTCGCAAATATCTTTACCGATTTAAAAAGACAAAACTCTACGTACATAAATAATCTAAAGCAACGTCCCCGCCTTCAAATTACGAACAGAATTCCCAACTATGACCCTAATGCAACTAACAGCAAAATCTATGTTCCTGGGGAGAAGCTTTCTTTTAATTTCAATATCACTAACGCACCTAATTTACAAAGCTCTCCGCTCTCAGTCAAACTATATATCGGTCTTGATAAGTCCATCAAAATGGGAGAAAAGCAGGTCGTTGCTGAAACAGAGCTTAATACATCCAGCGGAACTATCGAATACACTTTGCCAAAAACATACTCCGGCTTACTCTATTGGAAGCTAGAAATCAATGATTATCATAAATCGCAATTAAAGGATTTTGACAGCGGGGTAATTCGTTATCGCGGAGAGAAGACCATTGTAAATATTCTTCAGGTTATGCCTGACACTCTAACAGAAAGCAGCCTCCTGAACACTAGTAATATGGATCCTCTGTTTTTGAATACAACCGATTATCAACTTAATATAGCGGTCAAAACTATGACCCAATTTAACACATATGTGAATGAAAAATATGCTGCAACAAAAAGTTACGGATTAAACGGCACCTATGACATGCTCATCTTTGGTTTTGTCGACGAATACTATAAGAAATCCAACTTAAACACTAATGCAACCAACGCGATTACACAATTCACTGGTACCTTCAAGCAAAGTGCCTTGTTCACTCACGATACCATCATTAATTTAGATGCAAATAAAAAGAACTGGATCAATAATTTCATGGGGATTACCGGTCAGATGAATCCGGAGACCAACTTAGGCCATAATGCCATCAATCTTTCCACCAAGGTTAAGCCGGTGAATGACGGGCTCTTGATGCAATATCCTTTTTATTTAAGTAAGCGGGACGACAGCAACCAGCAAATCGATATCTCCACACCACAAATTGCACCAACACATAACCAGTACTTCACACTTAATCTGGAAGATCCCGAAGTAGTATCATGGTATAACATTCAAAGTGAAGCGTCAGGTACGAAGATAAAACCAAATGGTGAATATAATCAATACCAACGTGATACCGAGGATAGTTGGAATCAATATTACACATATTCCAAAGGCAATATTACCTACTCAGGTACAGGTCATTTTTTTGGAGTAAGTGATATTCCCGCCAATCTAAGAAATTTCCCAGTTTGGGAACAAAAATTGTTCGTTAATACTATGTATCGTGCTTTTATTGGTGCGAATCATGCTCCTGAGATTACGGTGCATACACCGACTAATGGCTCATCGGTTCCTTCTTATCAAAACACAATACTTGTCGACTATACAGTCACTGATCTGGACTTTAACGATCGTGATCTGACAACTGAAATTCGCTTTAAAAATGGGAGCACGTATTTTACCGACATTGAAATGAGTAAAACGAGCATTAAATCAGGGCAAAGTATATATAGAACGGTTAAAAATCCGCTTCCAAATGGGGGCGCACTCGATATCGAAATTAACGCATGGGACCAAAATGGAGCTCTCTCAAGTAAAACTATCAGAGTAAATGTCCTGCCGTCGAACACCAATTTGAGTGTAACACGCTCTCTCTCTCAGAATGTTGTGAATGGTAAAGTAGAAAAGGGAGAACCGGTCACTCTTAGTTATTCCATCACCCCAAAATCTGTACCTTTTGATAAAGTAGGCACGGTCAACCAGACCTCTAACACACAATTAATAACGGATATTGTATTTACCGAGAATCTTCCACCTAACCTGGAGATTTCAGGAGAGTTACCTGCCGGTACGATCGTCACGGGGAATACGGCAAGCGGGTATAGATTGACACGAAATCTAAGCAACATCACCTATTCATTAAAGACGGAGAATGGCAAACAGATTTATAAACCTGATTCTGAGCAACCCATCACGTTCCAAATCACGGTTACTCCGACTCAGACCCAGACTTATACTTTAAATGATTCCAAGCTTACTTATGTTGATATTCATGCTGCATTGCCACCACTGGGAATTACAGGGGAATACAACGCATTTATACTTCAGACAACCTCACTTCGTGGAGGAACTATTAAGGGTCCACTAGCTTCCGGGGGCACAGTCAACTTTAACAACGCTGGAATTACAGTAAATGAACAATTTAAAGGTAATGTTCCATATGGTATTGTCACGGGTGGAAATGTTTCTCTTCCTGAAGGTACGGTTTACGGAAACATAATGGTTAAAGGCGCCGTTACAGACCAACGACCTGGTTCTATCCAAAATGGTATTATTAAATACGGTGAACTTCTCAATTTCAACAAGCATGAGAGCTATCTCCTTGGACTCTCTGATGCGATTGCTAAACTGCCTTCCAATACTTCAACAACTCATGAATATGGAAGACTTACGGTAACAGGCAGCTCATCTATCAATATTGTTAATATGTCTACTTCAGTGTTAAATACGCTTGACAGCTCCGAGCTTAAGGTTCCGCATGGATCAACCGTAATTGTTAATGTACAGCAGGACGGTACCAGTGAACCATTCTTACATTTCCCGCTGGGAAGTGACGGCAGCCGTGTGCTATTCAATTTCTCTGGCACCAAGCCTGTGCGGATATCCCAAGCCAATGTATACGGAACCATTCTAGCACCACGGTCTGCCATAACATTCGATGGAGGTCAGGTGTATGGAACAATCATTGGAGCTTCAATGACTATGAGTTCAGCAACTTTATTTCATGTTCCTTTTACCGGTAACCTACCAGCGGAGATCTATCCGCTACCTGTTCCAATACCAACAGATCCATCATCGGCTAATCTAGCACGGACTACGCTTTCGTTTGAGACCTTAACCATTACAGCCGAATATAAGATTAAAGCTCTGCAATTAGAAAGCAGAACCATCTATGTCGGAGAAGGAATGCGTTTAATTCCAACAGTCGTGCCATCAGATGTCCCTGATCAGGCGTTTTTGTGGACAACTACTGATACTAATTATGTACAGTTGGATTCAAGCAGTGGTTACATCACAGGTCTCGCCAAAGGCACAGCAACTGTCCATGTGGCTGCACTAGACGGTAGCGGCAAACAGGCTACAGCAACCATAACGGTAGCTGAGCGAACTCCACGATCTTTAACGATTGATGGAGATGGGACTGGTGAAATTAACGATTCTATTCCTTTAAGTGCTATCTATGTGCAAGGCAACCTAAATAATCAAGGACCAGAGGCCAATATTACCTATACCTGGTCGGTCACCAATGTCACCTCTGGAGCAAGCAATGCTGTCATTAATACCAATCCAGACTACCCAAGTGATGATACCAAAAAGGTATTCAGTGCTACACAGTCAGGAACTTACTTGGTGAAACTCACTGTAAATTCTAGTAATCGTGATCCAATCACTGCAGATAAGACAATCGTAATCACTAACCCGCTAAAGTCACTGTCGATTGAAGGTCCAATAACGGTAATGGTAGGGGGGCAAATTGATCTAAAAGCAATTAGGAATCCTGCTGATTCCGATCCATCAACGCTAATCTGGGATTTCGTGCAATCAACGGATAACAAGATGGCTACACTTACGCCTTCTAGTGACGGGTCAACCGCTAAATTGACGGCTGGTAATACCGCTAAAGAAGGACTACTGATTAAGGTTTCATTCCAAAAAATCACTTCAACACACATGGTTAATATCGTTGATTTAACTGGATTAAGATTCCGGGATCAGTCCATTACTTTAGAGGTAGGCCATACTTTCCAGTTAACCGATATTTTATGGGCATTCCCAACCTCCATCTCAATAGATCAAATCAAAGATAACTTGAGTTGGGTAAGCGACAATTCTGCAATTGCCAGCGTCAATAATGGAACCAATATTAATACCAGGGGAACTGTTACAGGCGTTAAAAAGGGATCCACACTCATCACAGTGACTTATACCGGAAGCACAGGTACAACAGTAAAAGCAGATATTACGGTTAAGGTTGTGGCACCTCAGAATGACGATCGTTACTAA